CATGCTTCTCCGCAAAGTGCTTGGCCGCAGGTAAGAGTTTGGCCAAAGGATACTTGCGATTGACCGGCATGATTTGTTCACGCACTTCATCCGTGGCACCATGCAGACTAATCGCCAGGCGAAAGCCCATTGGCTCATCAGCCAGGCGCTCAATCTGCGGAACAAGACCCGAGGTTGAAATCGTAATCCGACGGGCACCAAACCCCAATCCCCAAGGCGCATTAAGAATCCCAAGCGCAGGCAAAAGACTATCATAGTTCGCCAACGGTTCGCCCATGCCCATGACCACGATATTATCAAAGGAGGCCAACTCCTCGCGGGCGCGGTCCGTGGTCGGGTCCTCCTGCCGGCAGACTTCAATAAGTTGTGCTACAATTTCACCAACACTTAAGTCACGCTTCCAGCCGGCAAGCCCGGACGCGCAAAAACGACAACCATAGGCACAGCCAACCTGAGTCGAAATACAAATGGTCTTTCGCGACTTATCCTGCCCTACCCCGACCTGCGGTGCACGGATAATAACCGTCTCAATGAGCGAGCCATCCTGTAACTTGAGCAGAAGCTTGTCAGTGACATCCGAGGCAGTCTTCTGCAAAATGGGCGTCGCCGCAGCAAACTCAAACTCCTCCGCAAGCCACGTCCGCAATTTGGCCGAGAGATTCGTCATCTCCTCCGGCGAACGGGCGCGTTTTTTATAAAGCCATTCCAGAATCTGTTTGGCGCGAAAAGGCTTCTCGCCAATAGCCGCCAGGCGCTCAGTCAGCGACTCAAGTGTTTCGCCATGAATGGCAGGCTTATTATTTTTCATGTTTCATTTGCCATCTGTCATTAATCATTCAACTGACACCATCAAACCGAAGCACAGGTCACCACATTGCCAAGGCCCTCAAATACCATATGAATCATATGAAGAACACAAAATGAGATATGGCAGATAAAAAATGACAAATGAAATATTTAAAAGATCAAGGCGCCGAGGAAGTGAAACCAGATGATCAGCAACCAGGCAACCAGACCAAAAGCAACATAGGCGATGATCGTCGTCAAAATAGCCGAGCGCCACGAGTAGCGGTTGATTATCGTCAGCCCCAGGACAAATATATACAATGACCACCCCCAAAACGGAATAAACGCGTAGTAGAGAAAAATCTCCATGCCGAGCAACCCGTCCTTCAACCAGTCGGGAAGATGCAGCCAAAGCCGGGCTCTCACCACCATGGCAATTGTCAAAGGTATCCAAAGCAGCACAACACCGGAAAGATAGGGCACAAAACTCCAGGCCCAGATAGTACGATGTTCCTCCGCGCTCCCCTTCCCGCCGAAGCGAGCCGAGATTATTCGCAATACGATGCCAGCAAGATAATAGACAGCCAGACCGAAAAACGGCCCAAACACAAAAGCCTGCAGCATCATTGAGCCAGGGACATCATGCCTGGCCAGGCCATGACTATATAAATGCTGA
The Rubellicoccus peritrichatus DNA segment above includes these coding regions:
- the rlmN gene encoding 23S rRNA (adenine(2503)-C(2))-methyltransferase RlmN, which encodes MKNNKPAIHGETLESLTERLAAIGEKPFRAKQILEWLYKKRARSPEEMTNLSAKLRTWLAEEFEFAAATPILQKTASDVTDKLLLKLQDGSLIETVIIRAPQVGVGQDKSRKTICISTQVGCAYGCRFCASGLAGWKRDLSVGEIVAQLIEVCRQEDPTTDRAREELASFDNIVVMGMGEPLANYDSLLPALGILNAPWGLGFGARRITISTSGLVPQIERLADEPMGFRLAISLHGATDEVREQIMPVNRKYPLAKLLPAAKHFAEKHGRMLTLEFILIEDINDSLDQAHALKEIARKLHAHVNLIPYNTVQGLDWKRPSVPQQEAFANVLRGARVSVTLRREKGHDINAACGQLRLQHEEAGGISPVPAKR
- a CDS encoding YIP1 family protein, producing MPAHSDPFRKTPWWTFYAEPVKTYREILANYPMAYSIMMALVAGFAMMLQHLYSHGLARHDVPGSMMLQAFVFGPFFGLAVYYLAGIVLRIISARFGGKGSAEEHRTIWAWSFVPYLSGVVLLWIPLTIAMVVRARLWLHLPDWLKDGLLGMEIFLYYAFIPFWGWSLYIFVLGLTIINRYSWRSAILTTIIAYVAFGLVAWLLIIWFHFLGALIF